In Deefgea piscis, the genomic window CGCAACATGCTGGCATTGCTTGATCGCAGTCTTGCATTTGCTGCATTTGCTGCGCTTGGTGTGTTGAATGCGCTTGAACCGGCGAACTCATCGTTTTCATCATGCAGTGCGAATCTTGCGGGCGAGCATTGGCCCAGCCTTGAAACGCAATGGAGATAAAGAAAAGGAGATAGAGAATGCCACGCATAGTCGGCAGTATATGTGAGACTTACAAATGCCATTTGAATAATCTCTGATTTTATGATGCGCATCAAATTCATCGCTCCGCGTCGATGGCCACGCGCCAAACGATTTAACTTGGGTTTCTTGCGGCATTCGGCGCGGGTGAACGGGGTTTTATGTCTGATAGGCGTGGTACTTCAATATGTAATCTGGACATGTCTTAAAAAAGGCAATGTTAAGATTTGGTGTTGATGCTGTGCCGCGCTCGTCGAGCTGGGGCTTAAAAATCCCGTCTAAGCGCACCGAGTGAGGAGTGAGACAAACAGTTTTATCGTTTGGCTCACGATCGATCGAGGGTACAGCGGAGCTGGGCGCGCTCGGGTCGCCTTCTTTTGCTTACTTTTCTTGGCGAAGCAAGAAAAGTGAGTCCCCGTCGCGGACTGCGACTGTAAAATAATGTGCCGCAGGCACTTAAACAAAAAAAGCCTTAAGGATTTGGTGTTGCTCTGTAGCTCTTTTATAGTAATGCTTATAGCGCAATACCCAATAAAAAAGCGAAACCGAAGTTTCGCTTTTTTTGTTTGCACCATCTTTCCGCCGAGTATCAGGCCACCTCGTAGCAGCAAGCGCGAGGTCGCTTGATCGATTTATTCCGTCAAACCATTGTGGCGTAGCAGTGCATCAATCGCTGGTGCGCGGCCGCGGAAGGCGGCAAAGGATTCTGCCGCAGGGCGCGAGCCGCCGACGGCTAAAATTTCTTTACGGAATCGTGCGCCGACTTCAGCGTTGACCACACTAGCGCCCGTTTGATCGGCCGCTTCTTCAAATGCCGCGTACGCATCGGCGCTGAGTACTTCCGCCCACTTATAGCTGTAATAGCCTGCGGCATAGCCGCCAGCAAAAATATGACTAAATGATTGCGGGAAGCGGTTATATTCCGGCGGCAAAGGCAGCGCCAATTCTTGCTGCACCGCTTGCGCAAAGGCGCTTAAATCACCAGCAGAAACGGCTTCGGATTTTTGGTGCAAAGCCATATCAAAAATCGAGAAATACAATTGGCGTTGCAAGCCAGAGCCGCTATGGAAGTTTTTCGCCGCCAACATTTTATCAAAGAGTGGGCGAGGTATCGCTTCGCCGGTATCGGTGTGATGCGTCAGCGCTGGCAATACCTGCCATTCCCAGCAGAAGTTTTCCATAAACTGGCTTGGCAATTCCACCGCATCCCATTCCACGCCGCTAATGCCTGATACTTCCAGCTCGTCCACTTCAGTCAGCAAATGATGCAGCGCATGGCCCATTTCATGGAACAAGGTAATCACATCATCGTGCGGCAACATCGCGTCTTTGCCATCGACGCCGCTGGCGAAATTACACACAATCAGCGCCACTGGCGTTTGCACGGTACCGTCCGCCTGCAATTTACGGCCGCGTACATCATTCATCCACGCGCCGCCTTGCTTGCCTTCGCGGGCATGCAAATCCATATAGAGGCCACCGACCAAACTGCCGTCGTTGTTTTTGAGATCAAAATACCGTACATCGGTATGCCACACTGGGGCTTGGCTAGCAACGAACTGCAGGCCATACAGCTCGGAAATCAATTTAAATAAGCCAGTTAGCACTGTTGGCTCGGTGAAGTATTGTTTTACTTCTTGTTCGCTAAACGAGTATTTTTCTTCGCGCAGGCGCTCAGACACCAAGGCCACATCCCACGCTTGCAGCTTTTCAATGCCAAATTCAGACTGGGCAAAGCATTCGAGCTCGGCGCGATCAGCCAGCATAAATGGCTTGGCGCGTTGCGCCAAATCGCTTAAAAAGTCGATGACTTGCTGTGGGCTATCGGCCATTTTTGTGACGAGTGATTCTTCGCCAAAATTCTTAAAGCCCAATAATGTCGCCGCCTCTTGGCGTAGCGCCAAGATTTCTGGGATTAACTTGCCGTTATCCCATTCGGCTTTGCCAAATTCAGAAGCGCGGGTGGAATACGCTTTATACAGTTGCTCACGTAACTCACGATTTTGCACGTATTGCATCACCGGCATATACGACGGCATTTTTAGCGTGATTTTGTAGCCGTCTTTACCGTCCGCCTTGGCTGCTGCTGCCGCAGCCGAGAGGTTATCGGCAGGCAAACCCGCGAGCTCTTCCGCAGTGACATACAGCGCAAAATCATCGGTGGCATCGAGTACGTTTTGTGAGAATTTAGTCGTCAACTCAGAGAGTTTTTCTTCGATGTCTTTAAAGCGATCTTTTTGCGCAGTTGGCAACTCTGCACCCGACAACACAAAGCCGCGAATCGCATCATCAATCACCGTTTTGCGCGTTGGATTTAAGCCGTCGTATTCGCGCTCTTTGACTGCTTTATATAAAGCGAATAGTTTTTCGTTTTGGCCGATTTCAGTAAAAAAGTTTGAAATCCGTGGAATATTGGCGTTATACACTTCGCGCAATTCGGGTGAATTGACCACCGATTCCAAATGCGCCACCACGCCCCAGGCGCGGCCTAGGTTTTCCAGCGGCGCCTCTAAAACACTCAAACTATCCCAAGATGCATTCGTAATTTGCTCGGCTTGGGCAATCGCCTCCGCCGCCGTTGCGAGCAAAATATCCAGCGCCGGATTCACGTGTTCAGGTTTGACTTCGCTATAGCGCGGTAAATCGGCAAAATCGAGAAGGGGATTAGCTTGGGTCATGGTCGGTCTCGGGTAGAATGGTGGAATATAGAATTTAAGCAATAAGTAAGCGTAGGAGCGGGCTTGCCCGCGAAGGCGATCTCAAAAGCCGTGCATTCGCGGGCAAGCCCGCTCCTACGGATGGAATTTTTTAATGTTCAATAAATACTAAATGGGCTTTTTTTGCCCGAATTCAAGGAGTTCTCGCAATGTCGATTGAGTCTTTTGATGGGATACAACCAGAAATTGGAAGTGGCGCTTGGGTGCACGCGCAAGCGAGTGTCATTGGCGAAGTGAAACTCGGTGACAACGTCTCTATCTGGCCGGGCGCGGTGCTGCGCGGCGATGTGAACCATATCCACGTTGGCAAAGACAGCAATGTGCAAGACAACAGCGTGCTACACACCACCCACAAACGCCCCGATGATCCGCTCGGCGCGCCACTGGTTATCGGCGAGCGCGTCACCATCGGCCATGGCGTGATGCTGCACGGCTGCACCATCGGCAATGAATGCCTGATCGGCATGGGCACCATCGTGCTCGACCGCGCCATCATCGAAGACCACGTGATGATCGGTGCCGGATCCTTAGTGCCACCGAATAAAGTATTACGCTCGGGCTATTTA contains:
- a CDS encoding M3 family metallopeptidase, which translates into the protein MTQANPLLDFADLPRYSEVKPEHVNPALDILLATAAEAIAQAEQITNASWDSLSVLEAPLENLGRAWGVVAHLESVVNSPELREVYNANIPRISNFFTEIGQNEKLFALYKAVKEREYDGLNPTRKTVIDDAIRGFVLSGAELPTAQKDRFKDIEEKLSELTTKFSQNVLDATDDFALYVTAEELAGLPADNLSAAAAAAKADGKDGYKITLKMPSYMPVMQYVQNRELREQLYKAYSTRASEFGKAEWDNGKLIPEILALRQEAATLLGFKNFGEESLVTKMADSPQQVIDFLSDLAQRAKPFMLADRAELECFAQSEFGIEKLQAWDVALVSERLREEKYSFSEQEVKQYFTEPTVLTGLFKLISELYGLQFVASQAPVWHTDVRYFDLKNNDGSLVGGLYMDLHAREGKQGGAWMNDVRGRKLQADGTVQTPVALIVCNFASGVDGKDAMLPHDDVITLFHEMGHALHHLLTEVDELEVSGISGVEWDAVELPSQFMENFCWEWQVLPALTHHTDTGEAIPRPLFDKMLAAKNFHSGSGLQRQLYFSIFDMALHQKSEAVSAGDLSAFAQAVQQELALPLPPEYNRFPQSFSHIFAGGYAAGYYSYKWAEVLSADAYAAFEEAADQTGASVVNAEVGARFRKEILAVGGSRPAAESFAAFRGRAPAIDALLRHNGLTE
- a CDS encoding gamma carbonic anhydrase family protein gives rise to the protein MSIESFDGIQPEIGSGAWVHAQASVIGEVKLGDNVSIWPGAVLRGDVNHIHVGKDSNVQDNSVLHTTHKRPDDPLGAPLVIGERVTIGHGVMLHGCTIGNECLIGMGTIVLDRAIIEDHVMIGAGSLVPPNKVLRSGYLYMGRPVKEVRELTEDEIKHFSYSAAHYVRLMGKYVV